A window of Calonectris borealis chromosome 3, bCalBor7.hap1.2, whole genome shotgun sequence contains these coding sequences:
- the LOC142081263 gene encoding uncharacterized protein LOC142081263, protein MEPCIPPPRSSPWSFCHGGVLHPAALDEPFIALRWSSPLSRCLGRAVCCTTLEEPCIALSQRRPSSRLPEEPVFVPLWRSCSSRRPGLLVALHHIAPDELFITPCWRIPSSRRTRGAVHHVSPEVRFIALPGRSPSSCHHGGAVHRAAPVFLEPFIAPPRSSFLIRRAGGAHRRTTPKIHASHFSGGALHRAVLEEPIVAPQPRSMHHTSPEERFIAPPWRSPSSCHHGGAVHRAALVFLEPFVTPPQRSPLLRRPGGGLHRPAPGEPCVLPRWSSASSFCPGGAHFFIAPPTSFWSCSSCRPGGALHHALAEEPIVLLPWRSCSLRRPGLLGSLHHATPEEPFNAPCRRSHSSCHGRGAPGRATLEELLIASARSSWSPSSRRAGGAHCCTALLEVGLHLTIHVFLELFVVPPRRSPSSRFARGAHHPSAPEKPFITLRQRNPWSCHPGGAVDRISQVFLEPIVAPPARSPSPRRAGGADRCAALLEEPYIALCQRSCAIAPHQRSPSSLCPALRGVIHRAAPEELVIWPSGRIPASHRAGAAHHHFTLEEPFIAARQSSPSLCRPGGAVHRAAQVFLEPLIAPPWRRALHPAVLEQPIVMPHRRRSSLRCCYLLGALHRTTLEEPYIAPSRKCPASSRSGGALHCATLEEPVVLPRSSWSPSSCHAGAAYGFATPEHLFVSPPRSWSPSSRCAVGALHRATQVFLEACIMPHWRSPVSRCPGEGVHCATQVFLDSFIVLRRSSPSSCRTGGTVIVPPRRSTSSCCPGGAVHCAV, encoded by the exons ATGGAGCCCTGCATCCCACCGCCTCGGAGCAGCCCATGGTCATTCTGCCACGGAGGAGTCCTTCATCCTGCTGCACTGGACGAGCCCTTCATCGCGCTGCGTTGGAGCAGCCCGTTGTCGCGCTGCCTTGGAAGAGCTGTTTGTTGCACCACGCTTGAGGAGCCCTGCATTGCGCTGAGCCAGAGGAGACCTTCGTCACGCCTGCCAGAGGAGCCGGTTTTTGTGCCACTCTGGAGGAGCTGTTCATCGCGCCGGCCTGGTCTCCTTGTAGCCCTTCATCACATCGCACCGGACGAGCTCTTCATCACGCCGTGCTGGAGGATCCCATCATCTCGCCGCACCCGAGGAGCTGTGCATCATGTCTCTCCGGAGGTGCGCTTCATCGCGCTGCCCGGGAGGAGCCCATCTTCATGCCACCACGGAGGAGCCGTTCATCGCGCCGCCCCGGTCTTCTTGGAGCCGTTCATCGCGCCGCCCCGGTCGAGCTTTTTAATACGCCGTGCTGGAGGAGCCCATCGTCGCACCACACCCAAGATCCATGCATCACACTTCTCCGGAGGAGCCCTTCATCGCGCCGTGCTGGAGGAGCCCATCGTCGCACCACAGCCAAGATCCATGCATCACACCTCTCCGGAGGAGCGCTTCATCGCGCCGCCCTGGAGGAGCCCATCTTCATGCCACCATGGAGGAGCTGTTCATCGCGCTGCCCTGGTCTTCTTGGAGCCCTTTGTCACACCGCCCCAGAGAAGCCCTTTGTTGCGCCGCCCTGGAGGAGGCCTTCATCGCCCAGCCCCGGGGGAGCCGTGTGTCCTGCCACGCTGGAGCAGCGCATCGTCATTCTGCCCCGGAGGAGCCCATT TCTTCATTGCACCACCCACATCTTTTTGGAGCTGTTCATCGTGCCGCCCTGGAGGAGCCCTTCATCACGCTTTAGCAGAGGAGCCCATCGTCCTTCTGCCCTGGAGGAGCTGTTCATTGCGCCGCCCAGGTCTTCTTGGATCCCTTCATCATGCTACCCCGGAGGAGCCGTTCAATGCACCGTGCCGGAGGAGCCATTCATCATGCCATGGCAGAGGAGCCCCTGGTCGTGCCACCCTGGAGGAGCTGTTGATCGCATCAGCCAGGTCTTCTTGGAGCCCATCGTCGCGCCGCGCTGGTGGAGCCCATTGTTGCACCGCCCTATTGGAGGTAGGTCTTCATCTGACCATCCACGTCTTTTTGGAGCTGTTCGTCGTGCCGCCCCGGAGGAGCCCTTCATCACGCTTTGCCAGAGGAGCCCATCATCCTTCTGCGCCGGAGAAGCCGTTCATCACACTGCGCCAGAGGAACCCATGGTCATGCCACCCCGGAGGAGCTGTTGATCGCATCAGCCAGGTCTTCTTGGAGCCCATCGTCGCACCACCCGCGAGGAGCCCATCGCCGCGCCGCGCCGGTGGAGCCGATCGTTGCGCCGCCCTGTTGGAG GAGCCGTACATTGCGCTGTGCCAGAGAAGCTGTGCAATCGCACCCCACCAGAGGAGCCCGTCTTCGCTGTGCCCGGCTCTTCGTGGAGTCATTCATCGTGCTGCCCCCGAGGAGCTGGTCATCTGGCCGTCCGGGAGGATCCCTGCATCCCACCGTGCTGGAGCAGCCCATCATCATTTCACCCTGGAGGAGCCTTTCATCGCAGCCCGCCAGAGCAGCCCATCGTTGTGCCGCCCTGGAGGAGCTGTTCATCGCGCTGCCCAGGTCTTCTTGGAGCCCCTCATTGCGCCGCCCTGGAGGAGAGCCCTTCATCCCGCCGTGCTGGAGCAGCCCATCGTCATGCCACACCGGAGGAGATCTTCATTGCGCTGCTGCTACCTTCTTGGAGCCTTGCATCGCACCACGTTGGAGGAGCCCTACATCGCGCCGAGCCGGAAGTGCCCTGCATCTTCCCGATCTGGAGGAGCCCTTCATTGTGCCACCCTGGAGGAGCCCGTCGTGCTGCCCAGGTCTTCTTGGAGCCCTTCATCGTGCCACGCCGGAGCAGCCTATGGTTTTGCCACCCCGGAGCACCTCTTCGTCTCACCACCCAGGTCTTGGAGCCCTTCATCACGCTGTGCTGTAGGAGCCCTTCATCGCGCCACCCAGGTCTTCTTGGAGGCCTGCATCATGCCACACTGGAGGAGCCCTGTGTCGCGCTGCCCTGGAGAAGGTGTTCATTGTGCCACCCAGGTTTTCTTGGATTCCTTCATCGTGCTGCGCCGGAGTAGCCCTTCATCATGCCGCACTGGCGGAACCGTCATCGTGCCACCCCGGAGGAGCACATCGTCGTGCTGCCCCGGAGGAGCTGTTCATTGCGCTGTCTAG